From one Anguilla rostrata isolate EN2019 chromosome 12, ASM1855537v3, whole genome shotgun sequence genomic stretch:
- the LOC135236010 gene encoding P2Y purinoceptor 3 isoform X1 gives MSPAYGERDKQFYGQTCERPGKDYDALRTQMALVNDLLMVNSTLSPLPSCTYSEDFKRYLLPAVYAAVFLIGLPLNCTVILRILRSGKALTRNTIYMLNLAVADFLYVCSLPLLIYNYASHDYWPFGEQACKLVRFQFYSNLHGSIMFLTCISFHRYLGICHPLATWHKTGGRRFAWKVCGAVWVVVFCLCAPTFSFAATGIQRNRTVCYDLSKPSLSESYFPYGMALTCLGFLLPFLAIVACYCRMAFVLCRGEGVVAAAQKKKDKAARMIVVVMAVFAVSFLPFHLTKTAYLLVRTLPGAPCEVRNMYSVIYKSTRPFASMNSVLDPILFYFTQSKFRSSTRSLMLRASTFRGNGSKV, from the exons ATGAGTCCGGCTTATGGGGAAAGAGACAAACAGTTCTACGGACAGACATGTGAGCGTCCAGGAAAAG ATTATGATGCTTTAAGGACCCAGATGGCCTTAGTGAACGATCTTTTAATGGTGAACAGCACGTTGAGCCCGCTCCCCTCCTGCACCTACAGCGAGGACTTCAAGAGATACCTCCTCCCGGCCGTGTACGCCGCAGTCTTCCTCATCGGCCTGCCCCTGAACTGCACCGTCATCCTCCGCATCTTGAGGTCCGGGAAGGCTCTGACGCGCAACACCATCTACATGCTCAACCTGGCCGTGGCCGACTTCCTGTACGTCTGCTCCCTGCCGCTGCTCATCTACAACTACGCCAGCCATGACTACTGGCCCTTCGGCGAGCAGGCCTGCAAGCTGGTGCGCTTCCAGTTCTACAGCAACCTGCACGGCAGCATCATGTTCCTCACCTGCATCAGCTTCCATCGATACCTGGGCATCTGCCACCCGCTGGCCACCTGGCACAAGACCGGTGGCCGGAGGTTCGCCTGGAAGGTGTGCGGGGCGGTGTGGGTGGTGGTCTTCTGCCTCTGCGCGCCCACGTTCAGCTTCGCCGCCACGGGGATACAGCGGAACCGGACGGTGTGCTACGACCTGAGCAAGCCCAGCCTGTCGGAGAGTTACTTCCCATACGGCATGGCGCTCACCTGCCTGGGGTTCCTGCTGCCCTTCCTGGCCATCGTGGCCTGCTACTGCCGCATGGCCTTCGTCCTGTGCCGGGGCGAGGGAGTGGTGGCTGCCGCGCAGAAGAAGAAGGACAAGGCGGCGCGCATGATCGTGGTGGTGATGGCGGTGTTCGCCGTCAGCTTCCTCCCGTTCCACCTGACCAAGACCGCGTACCTCCTGGTGCGGACCCTGCCGGGGGCGCCGTGCGAGGTGCGGAACATGTACTCCGTCATCTACAAGAGCACCAGGCCCTTCGCCAGCATGAACAGCGTGCTGGACCCCATCCTCTTCTACTTCACTCAGTCAAAGTTCCGCAGCAGCACCAGGTCACTGATGCTCAGGGCCAGCACCTTCCGAGGCAACGGTTCAAAAGTGTGA
- the LOC135236010 gene encoding P2Y purinoceptor 3 isoform X2 → MALVNDLLMVNSTLSPLPSCTYSEDFKRYLLPAVYAAVFLIGLPLNCTVILRILRSGKALTRNTIYMLNLAVADFLYVCSLPLLIYNYASHDYWPFGEQACKLVRFQFYSNLHGSIMFLTCISFHRYLGICHPLATWHKTGGRRFAWKVCGAVWVVVFCLCAPTFSFAATGIQRNRTVCYDLSKPSLSESYFPYGMALTCLGFLLPFLAIVACYCRMAFVLCRGEGVVAAAQKKKDKAARMIVVVMAVFAVSFLPFHLTKTAYLLVRTLPGAPCEVRNMYSVIYKSTRPFASMNSVLDPILFYFTQSKFRSSTRSLMLRASTFRGNGSKV, encoded by the coding sequence ATGGCCTTAGTGAACGATCTTTTAATGGTGAACAGCACGTTGAGCCCGCTCCCCTCCTGCACCTACAGCGAGGACTTCAAGAGATACCTCCTCCCGGCCGTGTACGCCGCAGTCTTCCTCATCGGCCTGCCCCTGAACTGCACCGTCATCCTCCGCATCTTGAGGTCCGGGAAGGCTCTGACGCGCAACACCATCTACATGCTCAACCTGGCCGTGGCCGACTTCCTGTACGTCTGCTCCCTGCCGCTGCTCATCTACAACTACGCCAGCCATGACTACTGGCCCTTCGGCGAGCAGGCCTGCAAGCTGGTGCGCTTCCAGTTCTACAGCAACCTGCACGGCAGCATCATGTTCCTCACCTGCATCAGCTTCCATCGATACCTGGGCATCTGCCACCCGCTGGCCACCTGGCACAAGACCGGTGGCCGGAGGTTCGCCTGGAAGGTGTGCGGGGCGGTGTGGGTGGTGGTCTTCTGCCTCTGCGCGCCCACGTTCAGCTTCGCCGCCACGGGGATACAGCGGAACCGGACGGTGTGCTACGACCTGAGCAAGCCCAGCCTGTCGGAGAGTTACTTCCCATACGGCATGGCGCTCACCTGCCTGGGGTTCCTGCTGCCCTTCCTGGCCATCGTGGCCTGCTACTGCCGCATGGCCTTCGTCCTGTGCCGGGGCGAGGGAGTGGTGGCTGCCGCGCAGAAGAAGAAGGACAAGGCGGCGCGCATGATCGTGGTGGTGATGGCGGTGTTCGCCGTCAGCTTCCTCCCGTTCCACCTGACCAAGACCGCGTACCTCCTGGTGCGGACCCTGCCGGGGGCGCCGTGCGAGGTGCGGAACATGTACTCCGTCATCTACAAGAGCACCAGGCCCTTCGCCAGCATGAACAGCGTGCTGGACCCCATCCTCTTCTACTTCACTCAGTCAAAGTTCCGCAGCAGCACCAGGTCACTGATGCTCAGGGCCAGCACCTTCCGAGGCAACGGTTCAAAAGTGTGA